In a single window of the Anguilla rostrata isolate EN2019 chromosome 4, ASM1855537v3, whole genome shotgun sequence genome:
- the mibp gene encoding muscle-specific beta 1 integrin binding protein isoform X2, whose product MEAMVCTIKGWAENPVKFARSHGVNVSPETKVSDPEQDIHILIVEGFLLYNYKPLLDVYDKCYYTAIPYEECKRRRSTRNYTVPDPPGLFDGHVWPMYLKHRAEMERTGLAIEYLDGLRSKDDLYNQVYEDIQNTLLNRL is encoded by the exons ATGGAGGCCATGGTCTGCACCATCAAGGGCTGGGCAGAGAATCCGGTGAAGTTTGCCCGCTCCCACGGCGTCAACGTTTCACCTGAGACCAAGGTGTCCGATCCTGAGCAAGACATCCACATTCTGATCGTGGAGGGCTTCCTCCTCTACAACTACAA GCCGTTACTCGATGTGTATGACAAGTGCTACTACACAGCCATTCCATATGAGGAGtgcaagaggaggaggag TACAAGGAATTACACCGTTCCTGACCCCCCTGGTCTGTTTGACGGGCATGTGTGGCCCATGTACTTGAAACACAGGGCTGAAATGGAGAGAACCGGCTTGGCTATTG AGTACTTGGATGGTTTGAGATCGAAAGATGACCTCTACAACCAGGTTTACGAAGACATCCAGAACACTTTGTTGAATCGTTTATAG